A section of the Pochonia chlamydosporia 170 chromosome 2, whole genome shotgun sequence genome encodes:
- a CDS encoding fungal zn(2)-Cys(6) binuclear cluster domain-containing protein, with protein MVQNGKPAAKACDACRRRKLRCRQNISEPSLDSRCLRCVQTDLQCTYNDERRQRGPKTGSRLRELRASQGIRSKETLCSSTPSRPSPGGPEAQEHETPGGGFEGRDDHSSQSTDSASYGFAGDYFNNMSPEHTDTGVSLPPDFNLDQLIFSTPDVLPFDFDSTAMAEPNCAVEVARNAPSFPPEDGIDFSKEALTAEVSKYFWAVYQRYPMWHLDTLLSKIERGEHTTSNEFRSTCLSIYLLNESVLFRKNPHHGSSRLIQIATAIESTRASCNGDHFAECPSTNAVIASLVLFIAYSVCDRHNLAFYHLNEAAGLLRLIDPDKLDSLDSALYRRLEAILFITESASILVYGKARKNRMIPCPENLSTLESSMRWYPEQYRPSSVLPSDLANIHLGSLDNKAVNLLYALVSLYNATTAEEISKISISSPAVSEVIEQGVLGNASLQAADVDITRQWQLCLRWQEVLSSRKDKASSHCAPGAGYTLQIMGLTVLQYSRAIRPGECRIVGHGKLASLATAIYDIASNLGILANCTAVIGDLIRTVYEMDYERYFAPELSLVQLCIEKVPRQITCGEDNLMVEEGQ; from the exons ATGGTGCAAAACGGTAAACCCGCGGCAAAGGCGTGCGACGCCTGTCGACGACGCAAGCTTCGA TGTCGACAGAATATATCCGAACCTTCACTGGACTCTAGGTGCCTTAGATGTGTGCAGACTGACCTGCAGTGCACCTATAACGATGAACGGCGGCAGAGGGGACCAAAAACAGGAAG CCGGTTGAGAGAACTTCGAGCTTCGCAAGGCATTCGTTCAAAAGAGACGCTCTGCTCTTCAACCCCATCACGCCCCAGTCCTGGAGGCCCTGAGGCTCAGGAACATGAAACGcctggtggtggttttgaaGGCCGGGATGACCATTCTTCCCAGTCCACGGACTCTGCCTCGTATGGATTCGCAGGAGATTacttcaacaacatgagTCCTGAGCATACGGATACGGGCGTTTCTTTACCCCCCGACTTTAATTTGGACCAGCTCATCTTTTCCACTCCGGATGTCCTGCCTTTTGATTTCGATTcaacagccatggctgaaCCAAATTGCGCGGTTGAAGTTGCCCGCAACGCTCCCTCATTCCCACCCGAAGATGGTATCGACTTTTCAAAAGAAGCCCTTACGGCTGAGGTGTCGAAGTATTTCTGGGCCGTATACCAGCGCTACCCAATGTGGCATCTCGACACTCTCCTCAGCAAGATTGAGCGCGGAGAgcacaccaccagcaatgaATTCCGCTCAACCTGTCTGTCCATCTATCTTCTCAACGAATCAGTCCTGTTTCGCAAGAATCCGCACCACGGTTCATCTCGCTTGATACAAATAGCGACGGCGATTGAATCGACTCGTGCTTCCTGCAACGGAGACCACTTTGCCGAGTGTCCGTCTACCAATGCCGTCATTGCCTCGCTGGTCCTATTCATTGCATACAGTGTCTGCGACAGGCATAACCTGGCGTTTTACCATCTCAATGAAGCAGCTGGATTGCTTCGTCTGATTGACCCCGACAAGCTGGACTCTCTCGACAGCGCGTTATACCGCCGTCTCGAAGCCATCCTGTTCATCACAGAGTCGGCATCAATTCTAGTCTATGGAAAGGCACGCAAGAACAGAATGATTCCATGTCCCGAGAACTTGAGCACCCTCGAATCTTCAATGCGGTGGTACCCCGAGCAATACCGGCCAAGCTCCGTCCTACCAAGCGACCTCGCAAACATCCACCTCGGCTCTCTGGATAACAAAGCCGTCAACCTTCTCTACGCCCTCGTGAGTCTATACaacgccaccaccgccgagGAAATCTCCAAAATATCCATCTCCAGCCCCGCCGTGTCGGAAGTCATCGAGCAGGGCGTCCTGGGAAACGCATCCCTCCAAGCAGCCGACGTGGACATCacgcgacaatggcagctCTGTCTGCGCTGGCAGGAAGTGTTGTCGTCTCGGAAGGACAAGGCGTCTTCTCATTGTGCCCCTGGTGCGGGATACACGCTGCAGATAATGGGGCTCACTGTCCTGCAGTACAGCCGGGCCATACGACCTGGGGAGTGTAGGATCGTGGGGCATGGCAAGCTGGCGAGTCTTGCGACGGCGATATATGACATTGCTTCGAATCTGGGCATTCTTGCCAATTGTACGGCTGTTATTGGGGATTTGATAAGGACGGTGTATGAGATGGATTATGAGAGGTATTTTGCGCCGGAGCTGAGCCTCGTGCAGTTGTGTATTGAGAAGGTGCCTAGGCAGATTACGTGTGGGGAGGATAATTTGATGGTTGAGGAGGGACAGTGA
- a CDS encoding C6 transcription factor RegA (similar to Verticillium alfalfae VaMs.102 XP_003005322.1): MTGPSLSQILDPPRPASNAPPPPPPPPPHQAPQPNLSAPPPLHPGASGSQQSIGHASLATVPESNSSYSYANDGLSAQQSGPSSTATAAPTRAATSSAPSRQNHGSNNLYACRDCGRSYSRPEHLVRHVQTHTLGRRFTCEICQKSFARKDLLRRHVANHDNDSPQKRRRTNSSPGAGRVSQACRPCAIARVKCDDSKPCRRCVNRKLTCVYSEAGPPSNVHHHLPPNLHATVTHDSNQSTVAAASTESGNSSSPASHSHAQSATSGPSSLPGASTKTTPYSQTTSFKPEESQLPTPETIMDQANNEPIVPPAFEPSTAVMDFSNSPFFDFLRDVLYEQPFDPNKMTVPQGMPILDFCDNANLELTDLDFGMLDHWNVDGMIEGTMPVQDLIPQPEKTAEMNQMRKSLVKVWTESPWRWDPKSNDNGYKEQSFFAVSAQDTSGSQFQHSRDRLERVVVEKLEQSGRDRVMAILLSQCRQTSVANQVAASFPTVDVLDTLTHIFLAAQACQVDSWIHFPTFKLKDQWPEWIAMAAAHGGALTPVPTLRKFGFAVMEAVRITIPARFEENNTAIQRLGLVQSLILVQDLGLWSGNRRRMEIAECHLVIPVTMMRYRGKFQRAKYPIIQVDPSDEGEVLEEKWKMWVEREQWKRLVFHCYLREAQTSMTTLTNPCLSYSELTLPLPEARELWFAKTAQEWKAQYLERNAGHSKRPPSVGDLFHDVHLLTANHLRLDVQFSISIFLHGFWALILEYRQLSSVHKSRSYANSLGGNPNLLLQSRHQELVKDLQSFHLIAANWQDMSAREHLLLNLLMMNLHVSLDDLQLFLGKEGEDQARRIYPTLQQWVTSSEARSAVWCASQVLRYAKFFPPGHLKDFYAVAVHHAAITVWTYGVVTRANRQQLASLQAGAERIYLDSADSIAIQRFIGFGQGVPMMKGPVEGGSTPEASLHDPRACMDIAQNILRVNFTQIQEGLPPIVENLLQLIKQLGNAAWAVGLG, from the exons ATGACAGGTCCCTCGTTATCGCAGATTCTTGATCCTCCACGACCAGCTTCAAatgctcctcctcctcctcctcctcctcctccgcatcaAGCACCTCAGCCAAATCTTTCTGCGCCGCCACCACTCCATCCTGGAGCTTCAGGTTCACAGCAATCTATCGGGCATGCCTCACTAGCCACAGTCCCCGAGTCAAACTCTTCATATTCATACGCCAATGACGGACTATCTGCGCAACAATCTGGTCCGTCGTCGACTGCGACAGCAGCGCCAACTCGGGCAGCTACGTCTTCTGCGCCATCACGTCAAAATCACGGAAGCAATAACTTGTACGCCTGTCGCGATTGTGGCCGCTCCTACTCTCGACCGGAGCATCTGGTGAGACACGTTCAAACTCATACACTTGGTCGACGTTTTACTTGCGAAATTTGCCAAAAGTCCTTTGCTCGAAAAGATCTCTTGCGCCGGCATGTTGCAAATCATGACAACGATTCGCCACAGAAAAGACGGCGAACGAACTCGTCGCCTGGAGCTGGACGTGTTTCTCAAGCATGTCGACCGTGTGCCATTGCCAGGGTCAAGTGTGATGACTCCAAACCATGCAGACGTTGCGTAAATCGCAAGTTGACCTGCGTTTACTCGGAAGCAGGCCCTCCGTCCAACGTTCATCACCATTTACCGCCGAATCTGCATGCTACAGTGACCCACGATTCTAATCAGTCTACTGTAGCGGCTGCTAGTACCGAATCAGGCAACTCTTCCTCACCAGCTTCCCACAGTCATGCCCAGTCAGCTACCAGTGGCCCTTCATCTCTCCCTGGAGCAAGTACCAAGACTACGCCATACTCACAGACAACCTCCTTCAAACCCGAGGAAAGTCAgttgccaacaccagaaacTATCATGGACCAAG CGAACAACGAGCCCATTGTACCACCTGCTTTTGAGCCTTCAACAGCAGTCATGGACTTCAGCAATTCACCATTTTTCGACTTTCTGCGAGATGTGCTGTATGAGCAGCCGTTTGATCCGAATAAGATGACAGTCCCGCAAGGCATGCCCATTCTTGACTTCTGCGACAATGCGAACCTCGAACTGACGGATCTGGATTTCGGCATGCTGGACCACTGGAACGTCGATGGCATGATTGAAGGGACAATGCCGGTGCAGGACTTGATACCTCAACCTGAAAAGACAGCTGAAATGAATCAAATGCggaagagtctggtcaaagtTTGGACCGAGTCACCATGGCGATGGGATCCAAAGTCAAATGACAACGGGTATAAGGAACAGAGCTTCTTTGCCGTGTCAGCCCAAGACACATCAGGCTCTCAGTTCCAACATAGCCGGGATCGCTTGGAAAGAGTTGTGGTTGAGAAACTGGAACAGTCTGGGCGAGACCGTGTGATGGCTATTTTGCTCTCTCAGTGCCGCCAGACCTCTGTAGCTAACCAGGTTGCCGCATCTTTCCCTACTGTCGACGTGTTGGATACTTTAACGCATATATTCCTTGCTGCGCAGGCCTGTCAAGTTGATTCCTGGATTCACTTTCCCACTTTCAAGCTGAAGGACCAGTGGCCAGAATGGATTGCTATGGCTGCGGCCCATGGAGGTGCCTTGACTCCGGTGCCAACATTGCGCAAATTCGGGTTCGCAGTGATGGAGGCTGTCC GTATCACGATTCCAGCTCGG TTTGAGGAGAACAACACAGCCATCCAGCGGTTAGGCCTGGTTCAATCACTGATCCTGGTTCAAGATCTTGGCTTGTGGAGCGGCAATCGGCGTAGAATGGAGATTGCAGAGTGTCATCTCGTCATTCCAGTCACG ATGATGCGTTATCGAGGCAAGTTTCAAAGGGCAAAATATCCAATTATCCAAGTCGACCCTTCGGATGAAGGCGAGGTTCTTGAGGAAAAATGGAAGATGTGGGTAGAGAGGGAACAATGGAAACG ACTTGTCTTTCACTGTTACCTCCGGGAAGCACAAACATCAATGACAACGTTGACGAATCCCTGTTTATCGTATTCGGAACTGACACTCCCCTTGCCTGAAGCGAGAGAATTGTGGTTTGCAAAAACAGCACAGGAATGGAAGGCACAGTATCTTGAGAGAAACGCAGGACATTCGAAGCGGCCACCTTCAGTCGGTGACCTCTTTCACGATGTACACCTGTTAACGGCAAATCATTTGCGTCTAGACGTGCAGTTTTCGATTTCGATCTTCCTTCACGGATTCTGGGCATTGATTCTGGAATATCGACAACTCAGTTCCGTCCACAAGTCCCGGTCATATGCGAACAGCCTAGGCGGAAACCCGAACCTACTCCTGCAGTCCCGTCACCAGGAGCTGGTCAAGGACCTCCAAAGCTTTCACCTCATTGCGGCTAATTGGCAAGACATGTCTGCAAGAGagcaccttcttctcaacctgttgatgatgaatcTGCACGTTTCACTCGACGATTTGCAACTATTCTTGGGcaaggagggcgaggacCAGGCGCGTCGCATCTACCCAACGTTGCAGCAATGGGTCACTAGCTCTGAGGCACGGTCAGCAGTTTGGTGCGCATCGCAAGTTCTACGCTACGCCAAGTTCTTCCCGCCAGGACACCTCAAGGACTTTTACGCGGTAGCCGTACACCACGCGGCGATAACGGTGTGGACATATGGTGTGGTGACGAGAGCGAACCGACAGCAGCTTGCGTCCCTCCAGGCTGGCGCTGAGCGAATATACCTGGATAGCGCGGACTCGATTGCCATTCAGCGATTCATCGGATTCGGTCAAGGGGTGCCGATGATGAAGGGGCCAGTAGAAGGTGGATCGACTCCGGAGGCATCACTTCATGATCCTCGAGCTTGCATGGACATTGCTCAGAATATTCTGCGTGTGAACTTTACGCAGATACAAGAGGGGTTGCCTCCGATTGTTGAAAACCTCCTACAGCTGATTAAACAGCTGGGTAATGCGGCTTGGGCCGTCGGCCTGGGTTAA
- a CDS encoding MFS transporter (similar to Cordyceps militaris CM01 XP_006667561.1): MAMCNFLAAGPTIAIVDTALDFFPDAMKTHSLMSSAIPKTAYFFTTTALLQGTGNLFWVPMANKWGRRPVYILSYLIYFGTAVWLIFDKSYGGFLAARILMGFGAGAAETIAPISIADIFFLHQRGRIMSSYTCFLSIGVAIGLVISGLITIDHDWRTIYQVGSALVGLVLLLAIFTFPETAYPRDKLADKHESGSGDEIQSQSPPSPSDVEATSKSVPKKHTYLQSLKISSGTLTTENFFKMMIRPFGLILLPSVLWAALVQAATIGFLVAVTSNVDPAFEQTYHFKPYQVGLCFISAIIGSLLGLPAGGHLGDIVADYLTKRNGGIREPEMRLPAIMISAITSPLALVLFGVGIEHKLHWICPTIGLVYVIDAYRPVAGEVTLAVMALFGFLLSFETNPWINKSGYQNAYGAMAGISAAVLILWIPLYFWGKKIRHATWKWRILSFIHWNDDREVGE, translated from the exons atggccatgtgcaACTTTCTGGCAGCTGGCCCGACTATTGCCATAGTTGATACCGCTCTTGACTTTTTCCCTGATGCCATGAAGACTCACTCCCTTATGAGTTCGGCCATTCCTAAAACGGCGTACTTCTTCACAACCACCGCCCTGCTACAAGGGACAGGAAATTTATTCTGGGTACCAATGGCCAACAAATGGGGGCGCCGGCCAGTGTACATCCTCAGTTATCTCATTTACTTTGGGACGGCTGTCTGGCTCATTTTCGACAAGTCGTACGGTGGATTCCTGGCAGCGCGAATATTGATGGGGTTCGGTGCTGGCGCCGCTGAAACGATTGCCCCGATTTCCATTGCCGACATCTTTTTCCTTCACCAAAGAGGACGCATCATGTCATCATACACATGCTTCCTTTCCATTGGAGTTGCCATCGGCCTGGTTATATCTGGACTGATCACCATTGATCATGATTGGCGAACCATTTACCAGGTTGGCTCTGCTTTGGTTGGATTGGTTCTCTTGCTGGCAATCTTCACGTTCCCTGAGACAGCATATCCCCGAGATAAGCTTGCTGACAAGCACGAATCGGGCTCAGGCGACGAGATCCAGTCTCAGAGccccccttccccttctGATGTTGAAGCAACCTCGAAGTCTGTCCCAAAGAAGCACACATATCTCCAATCACTCAAGATCTCTAGTGGCACACTGACCACTGAGAACTTTTTTAAGATGATGATTCGCCCTTTTGGTCTCATTCTGCTTCCATCCGTTCTGTGGGCTGCCCTTGTTCAAGCAGCCACTATTGGTTTTCTCGTTGCCGTCACGTCCAATGTTGATCCTGCTTTTGAACAGACGTACCATTTCAAGCCTTATCAGGTGGGACTGTGCTTCATATCTGCTATCATTGGGTCATTGCTCGGTTTACCAGCTGGTGGACATTTGGGTGATATTGTTGCGGATTACCTTACCAAACGAAATGGCGGAATTCGCGAGCCCGAGATGAGACTCCCAGCCATTATGATATCTGCCATAACTTCCCCATTGGCATTAGTCCTGTTTGGAGTCGGCATCGAACACAAATTGCATTGGATATGCCCAACAATAGGGCTCG TATACGTCATCGACGCATATCGACCCGTGGCTGGTGAAGTTACTCTAGCCGTGATGG CCCTCTTTGGTTTCTTACTTTCGTTTGAGACAAACCCTTGGATCAATAAGAGCGGTTATCAAAATGCCTATGGAGCTATGGCCGGGATCTCTGCAGCTGTTCTCATTTTGTGGATTCCTTTGTATTTTTGGGGTAAGAAGATTCGACATGCGACTTGGAAATGGCGTATTTTGTCGTTTATACATTGGAACGATGATCGTGAGGTTGGGGAATAG
- a CDS encoding C6 and C2H2 transcription factor RegA-like protein (similar to Metarhizium robertsii ARSEF 23 XP_007821934.1) yields MNILRWPDIPHPALVATTAAVATASLIVLAKATLWPRRQRILRSPLKTVIPRASEAELNELVYLPDAFPGARDVETPYGTIRVYEFGPEDGEKVLLVHGISTSCITLGRIAHALVKRGCRVMLFDLFGRGFTDGVGDIPHDTRLYTTQMLLVLASSRLSWTGTSGFRLIGYSLGGAIVIPFANAFPHMVSSLVLLAPAGLIDAASFGAVSRFIFSSGFIPERILAVLTGRRLQRPIAASRSKAKAAAVMAAAEAEDLNGETKTPLEERVLEYVRWMVLHHEGFVPAFMSCIRYAPLTEQHEQWKGLARRDRGTTAVIFAERDELISAEDYARDGLPLAGGEGHVFWRVVPGSHDFVMTHVSVIMEQLDEFWDMKA; encoded by the exons ATGAACATCCTCCGCTGGCCAGATATCCCTCACCCAGCCCTCGTGGcgaccaccgccgccgtcgCAACCGCCTCgctcatcgtcctcgccaaAGCGACCCTCTGGCCGCGCAGACAGCGCATCCTACGAAGTCCTTTGAAGACAGTCATACCTAGGGCGTCGGAGGCAGAGCTCAATGAGTTGGTGTACCTGCCCGATGCGTTTCCGGGGGCACGCGACGTGGAAACACCG TATGGCACAATCCGGGTATATGAATTCGGACCAGAAGATGGTGAAAAGGTCCTCCTCGTTCATGGGATAAGTACCTCGTGCATCACACTGGGACGAATTGCACACGCCCTCGTCAAGCGAGGATGTCGGGTCATGCTCTTC GACCTCTTTGGACGTGGCTTCACAGATGGGGTAGGCGATATCCCGCACGACACGCGCCTCTACACCACGCAGATGCTCCTCGTGCTGGCATCCTCCCGCCTCTCCTGGACAGGAACATCCGGGTTCAGACTAATAGGGTACTCATTGGGCGGggccatcgtcatccccTTTGCGAATGCGTTCCCGCACATGGTCTCGTCGCTGGTTCTCCTCGCGCCAGCAGGTCTTATTGACGCGGCGTCCTTTGGCGCCGTAAGCCGGTTCATCTTCTCGAGCGGGTTTATCCCGGAGCGCATTCTGGCGGTTCTAACGGGGAGGAGGCTGCAGCGACCGATTGCGGCGTCGAGgtccaaggccaaggctgcggcggtgatggcaGCCGCTGAGGCAGAGGATTTGAATGGGGAGACGAAGACGCCGTTGGAGGAGAGGGTGTTGGAGTATGTGCGGTGGATGGTGCTTCATCATGAGGGCTTCGTGCCGGCGTTTATGTCGTGTATTCGGTATGCGCCGCTGACGGAGCAGCACGAGCAGTGGAAGGGTCTTGCGAGGAGGGATAGGGGCACTACGGCGGTAATTTTCGCGGAGAGGGATGAGTTGATTAGTGCGGAGGATTATGCGCGTGATGGACTGCCGCTTGCAGGGGGCGAGGGACATGTCTTTTGGAGGGTGGTTCCGGGAAGCCATGATTTTGTAATGACGCATGTGAGTGTGATTATGGAGCAGCTGGATGAGTTTTGGGATATGAAAGCGTAG